The proteins below are encoded in one region of Bifidobacterium dentium JCM 1195 = DSM 20436:
- a CDS encoding UDP-N-acetylmuramoyl-tripeptide--D-alanyl-D-alanine ligase, producing the protein MMPMGLAEIEQAVHGRLVTAEGISSNGAMATSACSDSRQVREGSVFVAIAGERVDGHDFVSKVGAQGAVAALVDHEVADAGVPQIVVDDTVRALGELAKHNLERRRAIGSPFTVIGITGSVGKTTTKDLMASLLSAMGETVAPVGSFNNEIGLPLTALKVNAGTRFLVAEMGANHVGEIANLTSLVPPDIAVVLKVGVAHLGEFGSAERIAQAKSEIVKGLVPGGVTVLNANDEHVAAMSGIAPGEVLWFGLPQRRTPDRMVAAENVRCDELDHPSFELRDAEGECAKVNLGICGMHNVMNALAAATVVHRLGMPLDRIAAGLADVKRISPHRMAVSAIVKPEARFTLIDDSFNANPDSMKAGLDGLIRWHANDERQPFRIAVLGAMLELGPDERALHEQVGSYAVQGGVNALIAVGSRGDDALDALAEAMAQGGKQVGDVRCAVDWAHDIDQADALVSRLATEHAGTVVLLKGSHASGLSALAERWQPFAAE; encoded by the coding sequence ATGATGCCGATGGGCCTTGCCGAAATCGAGCAGGCCGTCCATGGACGGCTGGTGACAGCGGAGGGGATCTCGTCGAACGGGGCCATGGCGACCAGCGCATGCAGCGATTCCCGTCAGGTCCGTGAAGGCTCGGTGTTCGTGGCCATCGCCGGCGAGCGCGTGGACGGTCACGACTTCGTGTCGAAGGTCGGTGCACAGGGGGCCGTTGCAGCGTTGGTCGATCATGAGGTGGCCGATGCGGGCGTGCCGCAGATTGTGGTTGACGATACGGTTCGCGCGCTGGGTGAGTTGGCTAAGCATAATCTGGAACGCCGTCGTGCGATAGGTTCGCCGTTTACCGTGATCGGCATCACCGGTTCCGTGGGCAAGACCACCACTAAGGATCTGATGGCATCGTTGCTGTCGGCCATGGGTGAGACGGTGGCTCCGGTCGGTTCGTTCAACAATGAGATCGGTTTGCCGTTGACTGCGTTGAAGGTCAATGCGGGCACGCGTTTTCTCGTGGCGGAGATGGGTGCCAACCACGTGGGCGAGATTGCCAATCTTACGAGTCTGGTGCCTCCGGACATTGCCGTGGTGCTGAAGGTCGGCGTGGCGCATCTGGGGGAATTCGGCTCGGCGGAGCGCATTGCGCAGGCGAAATCCGAAATCGTCAAGGGCTTGGTGCCGGGCGGCGTGACCGTTTTGAATGCCAATGACGAGCATGTCGCGGCCATGAGTGGCATCGCTCCGGGTGAGGTGCTGTGGTTCGGTCTGCCGCAGCGGCGGACTCCCGATCGCATGGTCGCCGCCGAGAACGTACGTTGTGATGAGCTTGATCACCCGTCTTTCGAACTCAGGGATGCCGAGGGCGAGTGTGCCAAGGTCAATCTGGGGATTTGCGGAATGCATAATGTGATGAATGCTCTTGCCGCCGCCACCGTGGTGCATAGGCTGGGTATGCCTCTGGACAGGATCGCCGCTGGATTGGCGGATGTCAAGCGCATCAGCCCGCACCGCATGGCCGTGTCCGCCATTGTCAAGCCGGAGGCGAGGTTTACGCTGATCGATGACTCCTTCAACGCCAATCCTGATTCCATGAAAGCCGGCTTGGATGGTCTGATTCGCTGGCATGCCAACGATGAGCGACAGCCGTTCCGCATTGCGGTGCTGGGTGCCATGCTTGAGCTCGGTCCCGATGAGCGTGCGTTGCACGAGCAGGTGGGATCATATGCCGTGCAGGGCGGCGTCAACGCGCTGATCGCCGTCGGCAGCCGTGGTGACGATGCGCTTGACGCCTTGGCCGAAGCCATGGCGCAGGGTGGAAAGCAGGTCGGTGATGTGCGTTGTGCGGTGGATTGGGCCCATGACATCGATCAGGCGGACGCACTGGTGTCCCGGCTGGCGACCGAGCATGCGGGTACAGTGGTGTTGCTCAAGGGATCTCACGCCTCGGGGCTGAGCGCTCTGGCGGAACGTTGGCAGCCATTCGCCGCGGAATAG
- a CDS encoding peptidoglycan D,D-transpeptidase FtsI family protein has product MAIGVILAVLACACLIQLTNVQLVNGKDMAQAAAQSRTITVTLKARRGKILDTNGSILAQSVERYTIIGNPEEAQAFIPTTCTKQTGDNCHQIDGKPVGATGAAAVARLLAPVLGMDATELGAQLSGTGQYAVLKKDVTPAVKRKISKLNLGGIVYAELSNERIYSNGTLMGALLGGVNDDGEGVAGIEQMENKTLTGKDGYQVYQRGNSGVEIPGTMTESQDAVNGSDITLTIDHDVQWYVEKVLKEGREKYQSAWGVAMVQDIETGDILALADSDEVQAGGDQAKLGVSRAVSETFEPGSIGKVFAMSGMLQLGLHQMTDKFTVPDNYTVDGQTYKDATTHGAEHWTLAGILEQSSNVGMVMAGDKMSNEQRYEFISKFGIGQDTGLGLPGESSGVLHPANEWDQRTRNTVLFGQGYTVNVMQITNAVAVIANKGVKKPQRIIKSVSDAEGHTQEKQAKGEATRVLDEQVASQMMNAMESAADHYSSFVKVDGYRMAAKSGTAEVAGSDGRLSSIISDYSAIIPADNPRYVITVVLKDPQGSFGGLTAGPLTAEIGEFLMQKYEVPASSPRTDAIAVNW; this is encoded by the coding sequence ATGGCCATCGGCGTCATATTGGCGGTTTTGGCCTGCGCATGCCTGATCCAGCTGACCAATGTGCAATTGGTCAACGGCAAGGACATGGCACAGGCCGCCGCGCAAAGCCGCACCATCACGGTGACGCTGAAGGCTCGGCGTGGCAAGATCCTTGACACCAACGGGTCGATTCTGGCGCAGAGCGTGGAACGCTACACCATTATCGGAAATCCCGAGGAGGCGCAGGCCTTCATACCGACCACCTGCACGAAACAGACCGGTGACAACTGCCATCAGATCGATGGCAAACCGGTCGGCGCCACGGGTGCAGCCGCCGTGGCACGTCTGCTGGCGCCGGTGCTCGGCATGGACGCGACCGAACTCGGAGCCCAATTGTCGGGAACCGGCCAGTATGCCGTATTGAAAAAGGACGTGACGCCTGCGGTCAAGCGTAAGATCAGCAAACTGAATCTGGGCGGTATCGTCTATGCCGAACTGAGCAACGAGCGCATCTATTCCAACGGCACCCTGATGGGCGCGTTGCTGGGTGGGGTCAACGATGACGGCGAGGGTGTGGCCGGCATCGAACAGATGGAAAACAAGACGCTCACCGGCAAGGATGGCTACCAGGTCTACCAGCGGGGCAACAGCGGTGTCGAGATTCCGGGGACCATGACCGAATCCCAGGATGCCGTCAATGGTTCGGACATCACCCTCACCATCGACCATGACGTGCAGTGGTACGTCGAAAAGGTGCTCAAGGAGGGCCGGGAGAAATACCAGTCCGCTTGGGGAGTCGCCATGGTTCAGGACATCGAGACCGGCGATATCCTGGCGCTTGCCGACAGCGATGAGGTTCAGGCAGGCGGTGATCAGGCCAAGCTCGGTGTGTCGAGGGCCGTCAGCGAGACCTTTGAACCGGGGTCGATCGGCAAGGTGTTCGCCATGTCGGGCATGCTGCAGCTCGGGTTGCATCAGATGACCGATAAGTTCACCGTTCCCGACAACTACACGGTGGACGGTCAGACCTACAAGGATGCCACTACGCATGGCGCCGAGCATTGGACCCTCGCAGGCATTCTCGAACAATCATCCAACGTGGGCATGGTCATGGCCGGTGACAAGATGAGCAATGAGCAGCGCTACGAGTTCATCAGCAAATTCGGCATCGGTCAGGATACCGGTCTGGGTTTGCCCGGCGAGTCGTCCGGCGTGCTGCATCCGGCGAACGAATGGGATCAACGAACGCGCAACACGGTGCTGTTCGGCCAAGGCTATACGGTGAACGTCATGCAGATCACGAATGCCGTGGCGGTGATCGCAAACAAGGGAGTGAAGAAACCGCAGCGCATCATCAAGTCGGTTTCGGATGCCGAAGGGCATACACAGGAAAAGCAGGCGAAGGGGGAGGCCACCCGCGTGCTTGACGAACAAGTGGCGTCTCAGATGATGAACGCCATGGAATCCGCGGCCGATCACTACTCCTCGTTCGTGAAGGTCGACGGATATCGTATGGCGGCCAAGTCGGGTACGGCCGAAGTCGCCGGTTCCGACGGCAGGTTGTCGTCGATCATCAGCGATTATTCCGCGATCATTCCCGCCGATAATCCACGGTACGTGATTACAGTGGTGCTCAAGGACCCGCAGGGAAGCTTCGGCGGCCTGACCGCCGGCCCGCTGACCGCGGAAATCGGTGAATTCCTTATGCAGAAATATGAGGTGCCGGCCTCCAGTCCGCGCACTGATGCTATTGCAGTGAATTGGTGA
- the rsmH gene encoding 16S rRNA (cytosine(1402)-N(4))-methyltransferase RsmH, producing the protein MTDVTTIHQPVLLRECVDLVAPALAKPGAVAVDCTLGLAGHSTAFLKASPEARLIGIDRDVEALALATRRMEQEGLAERFIPVHAAFDEFAHVLEDRNIDVVDAVFMDLGLSSLQIDETERGFSYSHDAPLDMRMDVTQPLTARQVLSEYSFADLVRIFRTYGEERFSKQIAREIVRRRETEPLTTSGQLNRLVDEVVPQAHRPAGNPAKRVFQALRIEVNGELDKLAGTLPQIANHLAVGGRLVVESYHSLEDKTVKTFMAQGLKADVPADMPVIPPDMQPFFKELTRGAIKADETEIAMNPRSASVRLRAVELIRPIPDRWRKRFDRGNDYRTMTRQGRRG; encoded by the coding sequence ATGACAGATGTGACGACGATTCATCAACCAGTACTGCTACGCGAATGCGTGGATTTGGTCGCACCGGCATTGGCGAAGCCGGGAGCGGTCGCAGTGGATTGCACGCTCGGCCTTGCGGGACATTCCACGGCGTTCCTCAAGGCGAGTCCCGAGGCTCGGCTGATCGGCATCGACCGGGATGTCGAGGCGTTGGCACTCGCCACCAGGCGCATGGAACAGGAAGGGCTGGCGGAACGTTTCATTCCGGTGCATGCCGCCTTCGACGAGTTCGCGCATGTGCTTGAAGATCGAAACATCGACGTGGTGGATGCGGTGTTCATGGATCTGGGCCTTTCCAGCCTGCAGATCGACGAGACGGAACGCGGATTCTCCTATTCCCATGACGCGCCGCTCGACATGCGCATGGACGTGACGCAACCACTGACCGCCAGGCAGGTCCTGTCCGAATATTCGTTCGCCGATCTGGTACGCATCTTCCGCACCTACGGCGAGGAGCGCTTTTCCAAGCAGATCGCACGGGAGATCGTGCGCAGACGTGAGACGGAACCGTTGACCACTTCGGGGCAGCTCAATCGGCTTGTCGACGAAGTGGTGCCGCAGGCCCATCGACCTGCCGGCAATCCAGCCAAGCGCGTGTTCCAAGCGTTGCGTATCGAAGTCAACGGCGAGCTGGACAAACTCGCCGGCACCCTGCCGCAGATCGCCAACCATCTTGCGGTCGGAGGCCGCTTGGTGGTGGAGTCGTACCACTCGTTGGAGGACAAGACGGTGAAAACCTTCATGGCCCAAGGGCTTAAGGCCGATGTTCCAGCGGATATGCCGGTGATTCCTCCCGATATGCAGCCATTCTTTAAGGAACTGACCCGAGGGGCCATCAAGGCCGACGAAACGGAGATTGCCATGAATCCGCGTTCGGCATCCGTCCGATTGAGGGCCGTGGAACTGATCAGACCGATTCCCGATCGATGGCGCAAACGCTTCGATCGGGGTAACGATTACCGCACCATGACAAGACAAGGAAGGAGGGGCTGA
- the mraZ gene encoding division/cell wall cluster transcriptional repressor MraZ codes for MHDMMADLPPLLLGTYTPKIDAKGRMALPAKFRSQLGPGMVMARGQERCVYLLPQMEFRRIAMQIQRTSMGNKAAREYLRVFLSGAVDQDPDKQGRVLVPQMLRDYANLGSDIVVIGVGTRAEIWNRQAWEEYLADKEQGYSDIADDVLPAVEF; via the coding sequence ATGCACGACATGATGGCCGATTTGCCTCCGCTGTTGCTGGGGACCTACACTCCCAAGATCGACGCCAAAGGACGCATGGCGTTACCTGCGAAATTCCGCAGCCAGCTCGGTCCGGGCATGGTGATGGCACGAGGGCAGGAACGCTGCGTCTATCTGCTGCCGCAGATGGAATTCCGTCGCATCGCCATGCAGATTCAGCGCACTTCGATGGGCAACAAGGCCGCGCGTGAGTACCTGCGTGTGTTCCTATCCGGCGCCGTCGATCAGGATCCGGACAAACAGGGCCGCGTTCTGGTGCCGCAAATGCTTCGCGATTACGCGAATCTCGGCAGCGACATCGTGGTGATCGGCGTGGGAACCCGAGCGGAGATTTGGAACAGGCAGGCATGGGAGGAATATCTGGCCGACAAGGAACAGGGATATTCCGATATTGCCGATGACGTATTACCGGCGGTGGAATTCTGA
- a CDS encoding HelD family protein, with translation MSSYSAQLHEEQQAVSRAYDRLDALRAQVRARLDTVRAAGSHGSPTQRTERDSFATMYEDRLTQLRAVEDRLVFGRLDNAKGEHRYIGRLGLSDERHEPILTDWRAEAARPFYEATPSSHGDIVMRRHITLNFREVVGVEDEVLDVHSDQVGQASSAGTLTGEGALLASLNAKRTGKMTDIVATIQAEQDRIIRADLNQAVVVQGGPGTGKTAVALHRAAYLLYTHRRALERSGVLVIGPSSTFLHYIDQVLPSLGETGVVSRTIADLIPGVIATGHDDPRAAKLKGERRMAKAIANAVAARERIPSELPTIRINGFTCPMLRVDLEQAITDAKRTRQPHNKARESFVHSMLIAMRNRYVEQLDYTPEQAELNDVMQQLRMNDALRKTLNLAWLPMTGTWLVDQLFAKPDQLRRFAPWLEERDIRTLTRPKGSPFTISDVPLLDEAMELLGPDPKAVARQKALDAKRAEEEQFAQDTLAQAGIGSGIITSQMLVDNINGMDAELTAQRAGADREWTYGHVVVDEAQELTAMDWRMLIRRCPSRSFTIVGDVAQTSALGGTRSWRRMMDPLFGPHNWSLNELTINYRNPKEVSQLACDFASAEGLYISTVNAVRGVADSVRRLTLTDESLLADAVAHQAIDLVRAHVGADGTGRVAIIAPDALLASLRARVYAELRQTLAPKEFERLSSQSSWDEQVTICSTRTVKGLEYDAVMVVQPGRIEEDAPSRIVAASDLYVAMTRPTQRLLIVRTNDDEKLLTL, from the coding sequence ATGTCGAGTTATTCCGCCCAGCTGCATGAGGAGCAGCAGGCAGTCAGCCGCGCATACGACCGTCTGGACGCGCTTCGGGCACAGGTCCGCGCCCGTCTGGATACGGTGCGCGCAGCCGGTTCGCATGGCTCTCCGACCCAACGCACCGAGCGGGACTCCTTCGCCACCATGTATGAGGATCGCCTCACCCAGTTGCGCGCCGTCGAGGACCGACTGGTGTTCGGCAGATTGGATAACGCCAAGGGCGAACATCGATATATCGGCCGTTTGGGACTGTCCGACGAACGTCACGAGCCGATCCTGACGGATTGGCGCGCCGAAGCGGCCCGCCCGTTTTACGAAGCGACGCCTTCCAGCCATGGCGACATCGTCATGCGTCGTCACATCACCTTGAATTTCCGTGAGGTGGTCGGTGTGGAGGATGAGGTGCTCGACGTGCATTCCGACCAGGTCGGGCAGGCCTCTTCAGCCGGCACATTGACTGGCGAGGGCGCGTTGCTGGCCTCGCTCAACGCCAAACGAACCGGTAAGATGACCGATATCGTGGCCACCATCCAAGCGGAGCAGGACCGCATCATCCGCGCGGATCTCAATCAGGCCGTGGTGGTGCAGGGCGGCCCGGGCACAGGCAAGACCGCGGTGGCCCTGCACCGGGCCGCCTACCTGCTGTACACGCACAGACGCGCATTGGAACGTTCCGGCGTGCTGGTGATCGGCCCGAGTTCGACATTCCTGCATTACATCGATCAGGTACTCCCCTCGCTGGGCGAGACCGGTGTGGTCAGTCGCACCATCGCCGATCTCATTCCGGGAGTCATCGCCACGGGTCATGACGATCCACGAGCCGCCAAGCTCAAAGGCGAACGTCGCATGGCCAAGGCCATCGCCAACGCCGTGGCCGCACGCGAACGCATTCCGTCCGAACTACCGACGATCCGCATCAACGGATTCACCTGTCCCATGTTGCGCGTCGACTTGGAACAGGCCATCACCGACGCCAAAAGAACTCGCCAACCGCATAACAAGGCCCGCGAATCCTTCGTGCACAGCATGCTCATCGCCATGCGAAACCGTTACGTGGAACAACTCGACTACACCCCCGAGCAGGCGGAGCTCAATGATGTGATGCAGCAGCTTCGTATGAACGATGCGCTCCGAAAAACCCTGAACCTTGCCTGGCTGCCCATGACCGGCACCTGGCTGGTGGACCAGCTATTCGCCAAGCCCGATCAACTGCGGCGCTTCGCACCATGGCTCGAGGAACGCGACATCAGGACGCTGACCCGCCCCAAGGGATCGCCCTTCACGATCAGCGACGTGCCTCTGCTCGATGAAGCCATGGAACTGCTCGGCCCAGACCCCAAGGCCGTGGCCAGGCAAAAGGCACTGGACGCCAAACGCGCCGAAGAAGAGCAGTTCGCCCAAGACACGCTCGCCCAAGCCGGCATCGGATCGGGCATCATCACTTCGCAAATGCTGGTCGACAACATCAACGGCATGGATGCGGAACTCACCGCCCAGCGCGCGGGAGCCGACCGTGAATGGACCTACGGGCATGTCGTCGTCGATGAGGCGCAGGAGCTCACCGCCATGGATTGGCGCATGCTGATCCGCCGCTGTCCATCCCGCTCCTTCACCATCGTGGGAGACGTCGCCCAGACTTCGGCCCTGGGCGGTACCCGTTCCTGGCGACGCATGATGGACCCGCTGTTCGGACCGCATAACTGGTCGCTCAACGAGCTGACCATCAACTACCGCAATCCGAAGGAAGTCTCGCAACTGGCCTGCGACTTCGCCTCGGCGGAAGGACTGTACATCTCCACCGTCAACGCCGTACGCGGCGTTGCGGATTCCGTCAGGCGCCTCACGCTCACCGACGAAAGCCTGCTCGCCGACGCAGTGGCGCATCAGGCCATCGATCTGGTGCGCGCCCATGTCGGCGCGGATGGTACCGGCCGTGTGGCCATCATCGCTCCCGATGCCCTGCTTGCCTCCCTTCGGGCCAGGGTCTACGCGGAACTGCGTCAGACCTTGGCTCCCAAGGAGTTCGAGCGCCTGAGCTCGCAGAGTTCCTGGGATGAACAGGTCACGATATGCTCCACACGGACCGTCAAGGGTCTGGAATATGACGCGGTCATGGTGGTGCAACCCGGCCGTATCGAAGAGGATGCCCCTTCACGCATCGTGGCGGCCTCCGATCTGTATGTCGCCATGACCAGGCCCACGCAACGACTGCTTATAGTGCGGACAAACGACGACGAAAAACTACTCACGCTATAA
- the serA gene encoding phosphoglycerate dehydrogenase — MPKALLLENIHPDAAQSLREHGFEVECLKGALSEDELIEALEGVDLLGVRSKTNVTRKVIDARPTLTAVGCFCIGTNQVDLGYAGKRGIAVFNAPYSNTRSVVELVIGDIICLMRRIPAHTHHMKHGMWDKSASGSHEVRGKTLGIIGYGNIGSQLSVIAEALGMRVVFYDIEEKLAMGNAHRCGTLNELLEQSDVVTLHVDGRKSNIGFFGDDQFAHMKQDAIFINLSRGFVADLDSLKRHLDSGHLSGAAVDVFPVEPKKTGDAFTTPLADEDNMILTPHIGGSTLEAQKSIGHFVAQRLEDYWFKGSTMLSVNMPQITLSDIRSTCRIAHLHANLPGVLAHVNRVLGEDNINIAAQSLGTEGELGYVVTDVAQRPDQNALDALAAIEGTIRMRVIS; from the coding sequence ATGCCTAAAGCATTGCTATTGGAAAACATTCATCCCGACGCCGCGCAATCGCTGCGTGAGCACGGTTTCGAAGTGGAGTGCCTCAAGGGCGCGCTGAGCGAGGATGAGCTCATCGAAGCACTTGAAGGAGTGGATCTGCTTGGTGTCCGTTCCAAGACCAACGTGACGCGCAAGGTCATCGACGCCCGTCCGACGTTGACCGCCGTCGGCTGCTTCTGCATCGGCACCAATCAGGTCGACCTCGGATATGCCGGCAAACGCGGCATCGCCGTATTCAATGCGCCATATTCGAACACCCGCTCAGTGGTGGAACTGGTCATCGGGGACATCATCTGCCTGATGCGTCGCATCCCGGCGCATACCCACCATATGAAGCATGGCATGTGGGACAAATCCGCATCCGGCTCACATGAGGTACGCGGCAAGACGTTGGGCATCATCGGTTATGGCAATATCGGCTCCCAGCTTTCCGTCATCGCCGAGGCTCTCGGTATGCGTGTGGTGTTCTACGACATCGAAGAGAAGCTCGCCATGGGCAATGCCCATCGTTGCGGCACGCTCAATGAACTGCTGGAACAGTCCGACGTGGTCACCTTGCATGTCGATGGGCGCAAGTCGAACATCGGCTTTTTCGGTGACGACCAGTTTGCCCACATGAAGCAGGATGCAATTTTCATCAACCTGTCCCGCGGCTTCGTCGCCGACCTTGACTCGCTGAAACGGCATCTTGATTCCGGGCATCTTTCCGGCGCGGCCGTGGACGTATTCCCCGTCGAGCCCAAGAAGACCGGCGATGCGTTCACCACGCCGTTGGCCGATGAGGACAATATGATTCTGACGCCGCATATTGGCGGATCCACGCTGGAGGCCCAGAAATCGATCGGACACTTCGTGGCGCAACGGCTTGAGGATTATTGGTTCAAGGGTTCGACGATGCTGTCCGTCAACATGCCGCAGATCACACTGTCCGACATCCGCAGCACTTGCCGCATCGCACACCTGCATGCCAACCTTCCCGGTGTGCTCGCCCACGTGAATCGTGTTTTGGGCGAAGACAACATCAACATCGCCGCACAGTCGTTGGGCACCGAAGGCGAGCTTGGCTATGTGGTCACCGATGTGGCGCAGCGTCCGGATCAGAACGCATTGGATGCGCTGGCTGCCATCGAGGGTACGATTCGCATGCGCGTCATCAGTTGA
- the nrdR gene encoding transcriptional regulator NrdR: protein MHCPFCQNPDTKVVDTRISEDGHSIRRRRECPKCAKRFTTVETTMLLVVKRSGNVEQFDRNKVISGVRKACQGRPINEDDLKMLGQRVEEDLRSRGLAQVKSDEVGKAILKPLRDLDMVAYMRFASVYQNFENLEDFQHAIDELKGDMK, encoded by the coding sequence ATGCATTGCCCGTTTTGCCAGAACCCAGATACGAAGGTGGTCGATACCCGCATCAGCGAGGACGGTCACTCCATTCGCCGCAGGCGCGAATGCCCGAAATGCGCTAAACGTTTCACGACGGTGGAAACCACCATGCTGCTGGTGGTCAAGCGTTCCGGAAACGTCGAACAATTCGATCGCAACAAGGTAATTTCCGGCGTACGGAAAGCATGCCAGGGCCGTCCGATCAATGAAGACGACTTGAAAATGCTCGGACAACGCGTGGAGGAGGACCTGCGGTCACGAGGACTTGCACAAGTCAAGTCCGATGAGGTGGGCAAGGCCATTTTGAAGCCGTTGCGTGATCTGGATATGGTGGCCTACATGCGTTTCGCAAGCGTATACCAAAATTTTGAGAATCTTGAAGACTTCCAACATGCCATTGACGAACTCAAGGGCGATATGAAATAG
- a CDS encoding LysM peptidoglycan-binding domain-containing protein: MNGMRDASATARAMHAANGSTVFHAKSHKGTKSHREWWKFLSDRIVTVALLAGLMWCLYGVIRPARAESATGATPVVVYTVQPGDTLWDYASSITPAGDDVNETVDTLVRLNNLDSVSLQAGQRLLVPSQSS, from the coding sequence ATGAACGGTATGCGGGATGCGTCGGCGACGGCTCGGGCGATGCATGCGGCGAATGGTTCGACAGTGTTCCATGCGAAGTCGCATAAGGGAACGAAGTCACATCGGGAATGGTGGAAATTCCTATCGGACCGTATCGTTACCGTGGCGTTGCTGGCCGGACTGATGTGGTGCCTATATGGGGTGATTCGTCCGGCCCGGGCGGAATCCGCAACCGGTGCGACTCCCGTGGTCGTGTACACGGTGCAGCCCGGGGATACGCTGTGGGACTATGCCTCGAGCATCACTCCAGCGGGCGACGACGTGAATGAAACCGTCGATACGCTTGTCCGGCTCAATAATCTTGATTCCGTATCTCTGCAGGCGGGGCAACGGTTGCTGGTTCCGAGTCAGAGTTCGTGA
- the lexA gene encoding transcriptional repressor LexA — protein MSTVPFTPKQGESHPDANALTERQRKVLDAIKTHLAQRGFAPSFREIGEAAGLKSPSSVKHQLQVLEEKGFIRMSANKGRAIEVVDLEGPASGNGVAEVIPFPTGVDSSESIMASHDVPLVGRIAAGVPITAEQHIDDVMRLPERLTGTGNLFMLEVHGDSMIDAAICDGDFVVVREQHTAENGDIVAALLDDEATVKTFRKDHGHVWLIPHNPAYSPIDGTHAEIMGKVVTVLRKI, from the coding sequence GTGAGCACCGTCCCATTCACTCCCAAACAAGGTGAATCGCACCCTGATGCCAATGCGCTCACCGAGCGTCAGCGCAAGGTGCTGGACGCCATCAAAACGCATCTTGCCCAGCGTGGTTTCGCCCCTTCGTTTCGAGAGATCGGCGAGGCCGCAGGTCTGAAAAGTCCATCCTCGGTCAAGCACCAACTGCAGGTATTGGAGGAAAAAGGCTTTATCCGCATGAGCGCCAACAAGGGACGCGCCATCGAAGTCGTCGATCTCGAGGGGCCTGCCTCCGGCAACGGGGTCGCCGAAGTCATTCCGTTCCCCACCGGCGTGGATTCCAGCGAGTCCATCATGGCCTCCCACGATGTGCCACTGGTGGGGCGTATCGCCGCAGGCGTGCCGATTACCGCCGAACAACATATCGACGATGTCATGCGTCTGCCCGAACGGCTGACCGGAACCGGAAATCTGTTCATGTTGGAGGTGCATGGCGACTCCATGATCGACGCCGCGATCTGTGACGGCGATTTTGTGGTGGTGCGTGAGCAGCACACTGCGGAAAACGGTGATATCGTCGCCGCCCTGCTTGATGACGAGGCCACGGTCAAGACTTTCCGCAAAGACCATGGCCACGTGTGGCTTATCCCGCACAATCCGGCCTACTCACCCATTGACGGCACACATGCCGAAATCATGGGCAAAGTCGTCACCGTTCTTCGTAAGATCTGA